A region from the Prosthecobacter algae genome encodes:
- a CDS encoding thioesterase family protein has protein sequence MNDDSTTIETREEVMFFDTDIGGVVHNIAYLRMIETARTRLAAKLGMKLRDMAQTQVYPVVVRTEIDYRKPATLGDELVISGRLESVERVRFWVAFEIRRAGEETVLITCRQSLALVQMPQGKPMRLPEDWMEKYAHLFLKKAK, from the coding sequence ATGAACGACGACAGCACCACCATCGAGACCCGTGAGGAAGTCATGTTTTTTGACACCGACATTGGTGGTGTGGTGCATAACATCGCCTACCTGCGGATGATCGAGACCGCGCGCACGCGCCTAGCGGCCAAGCTGGGCATGAAACTGCGGGACATGGCGCAGACCCAGGTTTACCCCGTCGTGGTCCGCACGGAGATTGACTATCGCAAACCGGCCACGCTAGGGGATGAGCTTGTCATCTCAGGCCGTCTGGAAAGTGTGGAGCGCGTGCGCTTTTGGGTCGCCTTCGAGATCCGCCGGGCGGGAGAGGAGACGGTGCTCATCACCTGCCGTCAATCGCTCGCCCTTGTCCAGATGCCGCAAGGCAAGCCGATGCGCCTCCCGGAAGACTGGATGGAAAAATATGCCCATCTGTTTCTGAAAAAGGCCAAATAG